A section of the Rhizobium sp. BG4 genome encodes:
- the nagA gene encoding N-acetylglucosamine-6-phosphate deacetylase — MSRKIFTGARIFDGERFHDERALIVSDGRIETIAALNDLPEGERVVLDGGVLSAGFIDAQVNGGGGRMLNDEPSAGSMYIIADGHRRYGTTALLPTLITDTADATKAAIEAAKDAVKTNRGVAGLHLEGPHLAPARKGAHLASLMRPVEDSDVKAFIAAREAIGTLLVTMAAEQVSVKQVRELAEAGVTVSIGHSDCTSEQAEERFDAGARGVTHLFNAMSQMGHRAPGLVGAAIDHPATWCGVIADGHHVDPKALRTALRAKRGEGKLFLVSDAMSLVGSDKDSFTLNGRTVHRESGSFCSKVVLADGTLAGSDVDMASSIRYCTTYLDLTLAEALRMATLYPARFLRLEGYGQLLPGYRADVVHLNDKTEVTAAWISGERK, encoded by the coding sequence GACGATCGCTGCGCTCAACGATCTACCCGAAGGCGAGCGGGTCGTGCTCGACGGCGGCGTTCTCTCCGCCGGGTTCATCGACGCGCAGGTGAATGGCGGCGGCGGCCGGATGCTGAATGATGAGCCGTCGGCCGGCTCCATGTATATCATCGCCGACGGTCACCGCCGCTACGGCACGACGGCCCTGCTGCCGACGCTGATCACCGATACGGCCGATGCGACCAAGGCGGCGATCGAGGCGGCCAAGGACGCCGTGAAGACCAACCGCGGCGTCGCCGGTCTGCATCTGGAAGGCCCGCATCTGGCGCCGGCCCGCAAGGGTGCTCATCTCGCCTCGCTGATGCGGCCCGTCGAAGACAGCGACGTCAAGGCGTTCATCGCGGCACGCGAGGCGATCGGTACGCTGCTGGTTACCATGGCGGCGGAGCAGGTTTCCGTGAAGCAGGTGCGGGAACTCGCCGAAGCAGGCGTCACCGTCAGCATCGGCCATTCCGACTGCACCAGCGAACAGGCCGAAGAGCGTTTCGATGCCGGTGCCCGGGGCGTCACGCATCTCTTCAATGCCATGAGCCAGATGGGCCATCGCGCACCTGGCCTCGTCGGCGCGGCGATCGATCATCCGGCGACCTGGTGCGGCGTGATTGCCGATGGTCACCATGTCGATCCCAAGGCTCTGCGCACGGCGCTTCGCGCCAAGCGCGGCGAGGGCAAACTGTTTCTGGTCAGCGATGCGATGTCGCTTGTCGGCTCCGACAAGGACAGCTTCACGCTGAATGGCCGCACGGTCCATCGCGAGAGCGGCAGCTTCTGCTCCAAGGTGGTTCTGGCCGACGGCACGCTGGCCGGCTCGGATGTCGATATGGCCTCCAGCATCCGCTACTGCACGACCTATCTCGACCTGACGCTGGCGGAAGCGTTGAGGATGGCGACACTCTATCCGGCCCGCTTCCTGCGCCTCGAAGGCTACGGACAGCTTCTGCCGGGATACCGCGCCGATGTGGTTCACCTCAACGACAAGACCGAAGTGACGGCGGCCTGGATCTCCGGCGAGAGGAAGTAG
- a CDS encoding SIS domain-containing protein, with product MTAITDAYFSNLIARLGKLQSALDDPMQQAAAAILDAARHDRRVYVFGTGHSHMLAEEVHYRAGGLAFTVPVLVGSAMLHEGAVISSVYERTQGLVRPVLERYGMQSGDVIIIASNSGVNAAPIEAADYGHEIGAKVIAITSVEYSSAIANGRRRLADVADIVLDNGLPPGDAVIEIEGSGLKVGPVSTAIGVTVLNAIFAEVASELAKAGDAPVYLSANMPGAADVNQRLVRRYRPRNPHL from the coding sequence ATGACGGCGATTACCGACGCCTATTTCTCCAACCTGATCGCCCGTCTCGGCAAGCTGCAGTCCGCTCTTGACGATCCGATGCAACAGGCTGCGGCGGCTATTCTGGACGCGGCACGCCATGACCGGCGCGTCTATGTCTTCGGCACCGGCCATTCGCATATGCTGGCCGAAGAGGTCCATTACCGCGCAGGTGGTCTTGCCTTTACCGTGCCTGTTCTCGTCGGTTCCGCAATGCTGCATGAGGGGGCTGTCATCAGCTCGGTCTACGAGCGGACGCAGGGTCTGGTGCGGCCGGTTCTGGAGCGCTACGGCATGCAATCCGGCGACGTGATCATCATCGCGTCAAACTCGGGCGTGAATGCCGCACCGATAGAGGCGGCGGATTACGGCCATGAGATCGGCGCCAAGGTGATCGCCATAACCTCGGTCGAATATTCGAGCGCCATTGCCAACGGCCGCCGCCGCCTGGCCGACGTCGCCGATATCGTCCTCGACAACGGCTTGCCACCCGGCGATGCGGTGATCGAGATCGAAGGCAGCGGCCTGAAGGTCGGCCCGGTTTCGACGGCGATCGGTGTGACGGTTCTCAATGCCATCTTCGCCGAGGTCGCCTCCGAGCTCGCGAAAGCCGGCGATGCGCCTGTCTATCTGAGTGCCAACATGCCAGGTGCCGCCGATGTCAATCAGCGGCTGGTCAGGCGCTACCGGCCGCGCAATCCGCATCTCTGA
- the efp gene encoding elongation factor P produces the protein MVKVIASSVRKGNVLEVEGKLYVVLTANNFHPGKGTPVTQVDMRRIVDGVKVSERWRTTEQVERAFVEDVNFQFLYEDGEGFHFMNPQTYDQVVVDVETMGDQKAYLQEGMTCILSIHEGIPLALELPRHVTLEITETEPVVKGQTASSSYKPAMLSNGVRTMVPPHIDAGTRVVIATEDNSYVERAKN, from the coding sequence ATGGTCAAGGTCATCGCCTCCTCCGTCCGCAAGGGCAACGTTCTCGAAGTGGAAGGCAAGCTCTACGTCGTTCTCACTGCCAACAACTTCCACCCGGGCAAGGGCACGCCGGTCACGCAGGTTGACATGCGCCGCATCGTCGATGGCGTGAAGGTGTCCGAGCGCTGGCGCACGACCGAACAGGTCGAGCGCGCTTTCGTCGAAGACGTCAACTTCCAGTTCCTCTATGAAGACGGCGAAGGCTTCCACTTCATGAACCCGCAGACCTATGACCAGGTCGTCGTCGATGTCGAAACGATGGGTGACCAGAAGGCCTATCTGCAGGAAGGCATGACCTGCATCTTGTCGATTCACGAAGGCATCCCGCTGGCGCTCGAGCTGCCGCGTCACGTCACGCTGGAGATCACCGAGACCGAGCCGGTCGTCAAGGGCCAGACGGCTTCTTCTTCCTACAAGCCGGCAATGCTCTCGAACGGCGTTCGCACGATGGTTCCGCCGCATATCGATGCCGGCACCCGCGTCGTCATCGCGACGGAAGACAATTCCTACGTCGAGCGCGCCAAGAACTGA
- the epmA gene encoding EF-P lysine aminoacylase EpmA: MTLTSAKASPWWTPDVHADRRPFLIGRNAIQAALRLYFAKEDFIEVDTSALQVSPGNEAHLHAFATEALTTDGQSAPFYLHTSPEFACKKLLSAGEQRIACFAHVYRNRERGPLHHPEFTMLEWYRAGESYETLMMDCVRMAALAAETVKASKLTYRGAEADPFAGPERISVAEAFDRYAGIDLLASVATDGSTDREHLAAELRRNGLRVAEDDGWADLFSRALVEKIEPHLGFGRITILDEYPVSEAALARPSAGDPRVAERFEVYACGVELANGFGELTNAAEQRRRFEIEMAEKARIYGERYPLDEDFLDALQIMPEASGIALGFDRLVMLATGATRIDQVLWAPVAEYGR; this comes from the coding sequence ATGACCCTGACGAGCGCCAAAGCCTCGCCCTGGTGGACGCCTGATGTTCATGCGGATCGCCGCCCGTTCCTGATCGGGCGCAATGCGATCCAGGCGGCTCTGCGTCTTTACTTTGCCAAGGAAGACTTCATCGAAGTCGATACATCGGCTCTACAGGTCTCCCCCGGCAACGAGGCGCATCTTCATGCCTTCGCGACCGAAGCGCTGACGACCGACGGGCAGTCCGCACCCTTCTATCTGCACACGTCGCCGGAATTCGCCTGCAAGAAGCTGCTCTCGGCCGGCGAGCAGCGCATTGCCTGTTTCGCGCATGTCTATCGCAACCGCGAGCGCGGGCCGCTGCACCACCCTGAATTCACCATGCTGGAATGGTACCGGGCGGGCGAGAGCTACGAGACGCTGATGATGGACTGCGTGCGGATGGCCGCACTCGCCGCCGAGACCGTCAAGGCATCCAAGCTCACCTATCGCGGCGCCGAGGCCGATCCCTTTGCCGGGCCGGAACGGATTTCCGTTGCCGAGGCTTTCGATCGCTACGCCGGCATCGATCTGCTCGCCTCCGTCGCCACCGATGGTTCGACCGATCGCGAGCATCTGGCGGCCGAGTTGCGCCGCAACGGCCTGCGCGTTGCAGAGGACGATGGCTGGGCCGATCTCTTCAGCCGGGCGCTGGTCGAAAAGATCGAGCCGCATCTCGGCTTCGGCCGCATCACCATTCTCGACGAATATCCGGTTTCGGAAGCTGCATTGGCGCGACCCTCGGCCGGCGATCCCAGGGTTGCCGAGCGCTTCGAGGTCTATGCCTGCGGAGTCGAGCTCGCCAATGGTTTCGGCGAACTGACCAACGCTGCCGAGCAGCGCCGCCGTTTCGAGATCGAGATGGCCGAGAAGGCGCGCATCTATGGCGAGCGCTATCCGCTGGACGAGGATTTTCTCGACGCGTTGCAGATCATGCCGGAGGCAAGCGGTATCGCGCTCGGCTTCGACCGGCTGGTGATGCTGGCGACGGGTGCCACGCGCATTGATCAGGTGCTCTGGGCGCCTGTCGCGGAGTATGGCCGATGA
- a CDS encoding lysine-2,3-aminomutase-like protein — protein sequence MNIVRPIKSVDDLSSAGLIAEGDRLALEEVAARYAIALTPSVAALIDRDDPTDPIARQFVPVGDELRILPEERADPIGDIAHSPVEGIVHRYPDRVLLKAVHVCPVYCRFCFRREMVGPQGLGTLEPEAMKAAFDYIRLHDEIWEVIMTGGDPLILSPRRLEEIMRELATIDHVKIVRFHTRVPVVEPRKIDAALIAALKASGKTVYVALHANHPREFTDEARAACARLVDAGIVMISQSVLLKGVNDDPAVLADLMKRFVENRIKPYYLHHPDLAPGTSHFRLSIEEGQKIVAALRGRISGLCQPAYILDIPGGHGKTVISESGLRKTADGCFSVSDYRGGEHVYPPVG from the coding sequence ATGAATATCGTCCGGCCGATCAAGAGCGTCGATGACCTGTCGAGCGCCGGCCTGATCGCCGAGGGTGACCGGCTGGCTCTCGAAGAGGTCGCGGCCCGCTATGCGATCGCGCTGACGCCTTCAGTCGCGGCGTTGATCGATCGCGATGATCCGACCGATCCGATCGCGCGCCAGTTCGTACCTGTCGGCGACGAACTGCGGATCCTGCCGGAAGAGCGCGCCGACCCGATCGGCGATATCGCGCATAGCCCTGTCGAAGGCATCGTGCATCGCTATCCAGATCGCGTGCTGTTGAAGGCCGTGCACGTCTGCCCGGTCTATTGCCGCTTCTGCTTCCGCCGCGAGATGGTCGGCCCTCAGGGGCTGGGCACGCTGGAGCCGGAGGCGATGAAGGCCGCCTTTGATTATATCCGCCTGCACGATGAAATCTGGGAAGTCATTATGACGGGTGGTGATCCGCTGATCCTGTCGCCGCGACGCCTCGAAGAGATCATGCGGGAACTGGCGACGATCGATCACGTCAAGATCGTCCGTTTCCATACTCGTGTTCCGGTGGTTGAGCCGCGCAAGATCGATGCGGCGCTGATTGCGGCGCTGAAGGCCAGCGGCAAGACCGTCTACGTCGCACTGCATGCGAACCACCCCCGTGAATTCACCGACGAGGCCCGCGCTGCCTGCGCCCGCCTCGTCGATGCCGGGATCGTCATGATCAGCCAGTCGGTGCTGCTGAAGGGTGTCAACGACGATCCGGCCGTGCTTGCCGACCTGATGAAGCGGTTCGTCGAGAACCGCATCAAGCCCTACTACCTGCATCATCCGGATCTTGCCCCGGGCACCAGTCATTTCCGGCTGTCGATCGAAGAAGGGCAGAAGATCGTCGCCGCCTTGCGCGGGCGCATCTCCGGGCTCTGCCAGCCTGCCTATATTCTCGATATCCCCGGCGGTCACGGCAAGACGGTGATCTCGGAGAGCGGGTTGCGCAAGACGGCGGACGGCTGCTTTTCGGTCTCCGATTATCGTGGCGGCGAGCACGTCTATCCGCCGGTGGGTTGA
- a CDS encoding acyl carrier protein, with protein sequence MNTTIRDLIAKFGKLPVAVDQIADDADLYAAGLTSFASVQLMLGIEEAFDIEFPDNLLNRKSFASISAIEKTVDQIKDSRKVA encoded by the coding sequence ATGAACACGACAATCCGCGACCTTATAGCCAAGTTCGGCAAGCTTCCGGTGGCGGTCGACCAGATCGCCGATGATGCCGATCTCTATGCGGCGGGTCTTACGTCCTTCGCCTCCGTGCAGCTGATGCTGGGCATCGAAGAAGCCTTCGACATCGAGTTCCCCGACAATCTGCTCAACCGCAAATCTTTCGCCAGCATTTCGGCGATCGAGAAGACCGTCGATCAGATCAAGGATAGCCGGAAGGTCGCCTGA
- a CDS encoding acyl-CoA dehydrogenase family protein, which produces MNFQVKIAEESFAARAARVAEIAAKHADTVDAEGRFPREAVDAMKAERLLGIQVPRHLGGEGATTTEIAELCSILGQACAASAMVFAMHHIKLSSLVEHGTESEWHAGFMQRLAAEQLLIASATTEGGIGGNLRNSICAIEVSGGICRLEKDATVISYGSHADAILITSRSNPEAASSDQVLTAFTKDQYTIERTHVWNTLGMRGTCSDGFLFKGEAPAVQILPKPFAEIAAQSMLASSHLLWSGVWYGIAVDAVSRAQSFVRAAARKSPGAPPPGALRLAEVSNLLQMVKSNVVAGLKAYEDAKADPDKLSSMGFAVAMNNVKIASSETILEIVNHVMLICGIMGYKNGTPFSVGRHLRDAHSAQLMISNDRILGNTSSMLLVHKQDTSLLG; this is translated from the coding sequence ATGAACTTCCAGGTCAAGATTGCCGAAGAGAGTTTTGCGGCACGGGCCGCGCGCGTCGCCGAGATCGCTGCCAAGCACGCCGATACGGTCGATGCGGAAGGCCGCTTCCCGCGCGAAGCTGTCGATGCGATGAAGGCTGAGCGGTTGCTCGGCATCCAGGTCCCCCGCCATCTCGGTGGCGAGGGTGCGACGACGACCGAAATCGCCGAACTCTGCTCCATTCTTGGCCAGGCCTGTGCCGCAAGCGCCATGGTCTTCGCCATGCATCACATCAAGCTTTCGAGCCTGGTGGAACACGGCACTGAAAGCGAATGGCATGCAGGCTTCATGCAGCGGCTTGCTGCCGAACAGCTGCTGATCGCCTCGGCGACGACGGAAGGCGGCATCGGCGGCAACCTGCGCAACAGCATCTGCGCCATCGAGGTCAGCGGCGGCATCTGCCGTCTCGAAAAGGACGCGACCGTCATCTCCTATGGCTCGCATGCCGATGCGATCCTGATTACCTCGCGCAGCAATCCGGAAGCCGCTTCCTCCGACCAGGTTCTGACGGCCTTCACCAAAGATCAGTACACGATCGAGCGGACCCATGTCTGGAACACGCTCGGCATGCGCGGCACCTGCTCGGACGGGTTCCTGTTCAAGGGCGAGGCGCCGGCGGTCCAGATCCTGCCGAAGCCGTTTGCCGAGATCGCGGCGCAGTCGATGCTTGCCTCCTCGCACCTCCTCTGGAGCGGCGTCTGGTATGGTATCGCCGTCGATGCTGTCTCGCGCGCTCAATCCTTCGTGCGTGCTGCTGCGCGCAAATCTCCCGGCGCCCCGCCCCCAGGCGCGCTGCGGCTCGCGGAAGTTTCCAACCTTCTGCAGATGGTCAAGTCCAATGTCGTTGCGGGCCTGAAGGCCTATGAGGACGCCAAGGCCGATCCCGACAAGCTGTCGTCGATGGGCTTTGCCGTTGCCATGAACAACGTGAAGATCGCCTCGTCGGAAACGATCCTCGAGATCGTCAACCACGTCATGCTGATCTGCGGCATCATGGGCTACAAGAATGGCACGCCCTTCAGCGTCGGCCGCCATCTGCGAGACGCGCATTCCGCGCAGCTCATGATCTCGAATGACCGCATCCTCGGCAACACGTCGAGCATGCTTCTCGTCCACAAGCAGGACACTAGCCTACTGGGGTGA
- a CDS encoding amino acid--[acyl-carrier-protein] ligase, protein MDMQTSFLDRLFESGLLIDTGVDGLYGRSGQFEDVITAFERLIDKFGGADGAEAMRFPPGMNRAIFEKSGYMKSFPQLAGTVHSFCGAELDHMNLLQCMEVGDDWTKGQEATEIVLTPAACYPLYPTVAKRGNLPANGGLYDLQSYCFRHEPSKDPARQQLFRMREYVCMGTEQHVTEFRQRWMDRGVEMMKQVGLDVVIDVANDPFFGRAGKMMVNNQRDQNLKFELLIPITSTANPTACMSFNYHQDSFGLKWGLNLEDGSVAHTACVGFGLERIALALFHHHGLDVKEWPENVRKALWG, encoded by the coding sequence ATGGATATGCAGACCTCGTTTCTGGACCGGCTTTTCGAATCCGGCCTGCTGATCGATACCGGCGTTGATGGTCTTTATGGCCGCAGCGGCCAGTTCGAAGACGTGATCACCGCCTTCGAGCGGCTGATCGACAAGTTCGGTGGCGCCGATGGCGCGGAGGCCATGCGCTTTCCGCCGGGTATGAACCGGGCGATCTTCGAAAAGAGTGGTTACATGAAGAGCTTCCCGCAGCTGGCCGGTACCGTGCACAGCTTCTGCGGTGCCGAGCTCGATCACATGAACCTGCTGCAATGCATGGAAGTCGGCGACGACTGGACCAAGGGCCAGGAAGCGACCGAAATCGTGCTGACGCCGGCAGCCTGCTATCCGCTCTATCCGACTGTTGCCAAGCGCGGCAATCTGCCGGCAAACGGTGGTCTCTACGATCTGCAGTCCTATTGCTTCCGCCATGAACCTTCCAAGGATCCGGCGCGCCAGCAGCTGTTCCGCATGCGCGAATATGTCTGCATGGGCACGGAGCAGCACGTGACGGAATTCCGCCAGCGCTGGATGGATCGCGGCGTGGAGATGATGAAGCAGGTCGGCCTCGACGTCGTCATCGATGTCGCCAACGACCCGTTCTTCGGCCGCGCCGGCAAGATGATGGTCAACAACCAGCGTGACCAGAATCTCAAGTTCGAGCTGCTGATCCCGATCACCTCGACTGCCAATCCGACGGCCTGCATGAGCTTCAACTATCATCAGGATTCGTTTGGTCTGAAGTGGGGCCTGAACCTCGAAGACGGCAGCGTCGCGCATACGGCCTGCGTCGGCTTCGGTCTTGAACGCATCGCGCTCGCGCTCTTCCATCACCACGGTCTCGACGTGAAGGAATGGCCCGAAAACGTTCGCAAGGCGCTCTGGGGCTGA
- a CDS encoding DUF1839 family protein has translation MNAVFPAIRPDGYARHALHSSERMWPETNCYIDLWIEVLNALRLPPEAMLGFTMTQDFEGDQFTFFKVPLEDLEALFGIRVSELAIFDAVESHIQTQIGRGRLCLIEMDSYFMPDTQGTVYRTEHGKTTVAINRLDMAAKRVEYFHNAGFFSLEGEDFDGLFQLHLTESDAPFLPYTEFAKFPAMLPGDADIRKVSGELFRKHFARRPSTNPIRAFASVFPQQVEAVAERPFGFFHKYAFNTLRQFGANFELAADHLAWLAPGRFADAEASARQISETAKSVQFQLARAVIRKKFEPLQTALDPAADAWDSMMASISERL, from the coding sequence ATGAACGCCGTCTTTCCAGCCATCCGTCCCGATGGCTACGCCAGGCATGCGCTCCATTCCAGTGAGCGCATGTGGCCTGAAACCAATTGCTACATCGATCTCTGGATCGAAGTGCTGAACGCGCTTCGCCTGCCGCCGGAAGCCATGCTCGGCTTCACGATGACGCAGGATTTCGAGGGCGATCAGTTCACCTTCTTCAAGGTGCCGCTCGAGGATCTCGAAGCGCTGTTCGGCATCCGCGTCAGCGAGCTGGCGATTTTCGATGCGGTGGAAAGCCATATCCAGACGCAGATCGGCCGCGGCCGTCTCTGCTTGATCGAGATGGATTCCTATTTCATGCCCGATACGCAGGGCACCGTCTATCGCACCGAACACGGCAAGACGACGGTGGCGATCAACCGCCTGGACATGGCGGCAAAGCGCGTCGAATACTTCCACAATGCCGGCTTCTTCTCGCTCGAAGGCGAGGATTTCGACGGGCTGTTCCAGCTGCATCTGACCGAATCCGATGCGCCGTTCCTGCCCTATACGGAATTTGCGAAATTTCCGGCGATGCTTCCCGGCGATGCCGATATCCGCAAGGTTTCCGGCGAGCTCTTCCGCAAGCATTTTGCGCGCCGCCCTTCCACAAATCCGATCCGGGCCTTCGCTTCGGTTTTCCCGCAGCAGGTCGAGGCGGTTGCCGAGCGTCCCTTCGGCTTCTTCCACAAATATGCGTTCAACACGTTGCGCCAGTTCGGCGCCAATTTCGAGCTCGCGGCCGATCATCTTGCCTGGCTGGCGCCCGGCCGCTTCGCCGATGCCGAAGCTAGCGCGCGGCAAATTTCCGAGACTGCAAAATCGGTGCAGTTCCAGCTGGCGCGCGCCGTCATCCGCAAGAAATTCGAGCCGTTGCAGACCGCGCTTGATCCGGCTGCCGATGCATGGGATTCCATGATGGCTTCGATTTCCGAGCGGTTGTGA
- a CDS encoding glycoside hydrolase family 2 protein: MRGRLASVAAEEVLLSEGWNLVLTEPDAYATPHDIPPTSQFIAAPVPGTVAAALEKAGLFDRENPQPLNTRDAWYVCRLFDAEPGDWVLRLEGLATLCHVFVNGKEMLFSESMFTAHEIPVTLAGGDELALCFRALAPKLAEPGPRARWRPQMITPPGLKNIRTTVLGHMPGWCPEIHAVGPWRAISLVRGSPVSIDNVSIRAVLDEDGAGRLSVSLYCDAEEPVLQLRCGEHEASFEKVGDNHYSAILKIPDVTAWWPHTHGTPHLYDLTLLSDGIAYPLDKTGFRRIELDRGVDGDGFGLVINGERVFCRGAVWTTADIVRLPGDRSAYEPFLRLAAEAGMNMIRIGGTMAYETPEFFALCDELGLLVWQDFMFANFDYPRNDKAFAGHVHTEVEGFLHGVQASPSLAVLCGGSEVHQQAAMLGLPREFWGGPFTDEVIPAIASRLRPDVPYVPNSPYGGAMPFSPNAGVTHYYGVGAYMRPLEDARRADVRFAAESLAFGHVPQQSTLQRHLDVPAVHSPLWKARVPRDRGASWDFEDVRDFYLGLLYDTDPASLRRENPERYLELSRAVTGEVLTETFAEWRRTGSRCDGALVWTLQDLLPGPGWGVIDSTGEPKPVWHAMRRAFQPLQVLLTDEGTNGLDIHVVNETADDLAAELEIICFRDGRQQAASGSHSLALAARSKQKIAATELFGAFFDTTYAFRFGPPSHDVTVARLRSVDGELLGEAFHFPLGRAKACHDASIDVRLVEDAGHWAVDLTTDRFAQSVHVEAAGYRPSDDWFHLAPGIQRRIRLTPMTADAGEPQGEVLCAGNMRRFAFSAGG; encoded by the coding sequence ATGCGGGGGAGGTTGGCAAGCGTCGCGGCAGAGGAAGTTCTGCTTTCGGAAGGATGGAACCTCGTCCTGACCGAACCGGATGCCTATGCGACGCCGCACGATATTCCGCCGACATCGCAGTTCATCGCCGCACCCGTGCCGGGTACGGTGGCAGCGGCACTCGAAAAGGCCGGATTGTTCGACCGCGAAAATCCGCAGCCGCTGAACACCCGCGATGCTTGGTATGTCTGCCGCCTGTTCGATGCCGAGCCGGGCGACTGGGTACTGCGGCTCGAAGGGCTGGCGACGCTCTGCCATGTCTTCGTCAACGGCAAGGAGATGCTGTTTTCGGAGAGCATGTTCACCGCACACGAGATTCCGGTGACGCTCGCTGGCGGCGATGAGCTCGCGCTTTGCTTCCGCGCCCTGGCGCCGAAGCTTGCCGAACCCGGACCGCGGGCCCGCTGGCGCCCGCAGATGATCACGCCCCCCGGTCTCAAGAATATCCGCACCACCGTGCTCGGCCACATGCCGGGCTGGTGCCCTGAAATTCATGCTGTCGGCCCCTGGCGGGCGATTTCGCTGGTGCGCGGCAGCCCGGTCTCGATCGACAATGTCTCGATCCGCGCGGTTCTCGACGAGGATGGTGCCGGGCGCCTCAGCGTGTCGCTCTATTGCGATGCCGAGGAGCCGGTGCTGCAGCTGCGCTGCGGCGAGCATGAAGCGTCCTTCGAGAAGGTTGGCGACAACCATTATTCGGCGATCCTGAAGATCCCCGACGTGACGGCCTGGTGGCCGCATACGCATGGCACGCCGCATCTCTACGATCTGACGCTTCTCTCCGACGGGATCGCATATCCGCTCGACAAGACCGGTTTCCGGCGGATCGAGCTGGATCGGGGTGTCGATGGCGATGGTTTTGGTCTTGTCATCAACGGCGAGCGGGTGTTCTGCCGCGGGGCGGTCTGGACGACGGCCGATATCGTGCGGCTGCCTGGAGATCGCAGCGCCTACGAGCCGTTCCTGCGGCTTGCGGCGGAAGCCGGTATGAACATGATCCGCATCGGCGGCACGATGGCCTACGAGACGCCGGAGTTTTTCGCGCTGTGCGACGAGCTCGGCCTGCTCGTCTGGCAGGACTTCATGTTCGCCAATTTCGACTATCCGCGAAACGACAAGGCTTTTGCCGGTCATGTCCATACCGAGGTCGAAGGCTTCCTGCATGGCGTTCAGGCGTCGCCGTCGCTTGCCGTGCTCTGCGGCGGCAGCGAGGTGCACCAGCAGGCGGCAATGCTCGGCCTGCCGCGCGAATTCTGGGGCGGCCCTTTCACCGACGAGGTGATTCCAGCGATTGCTTCCCGCCTGCGGCCCGATGTGCCCTATGTGCCGAACTCTCCCTATGGCGGCGCGATGCCGTTTTCGCCGAATGCAGGGGTGACCCACTATTACGGTGTCGGCGCCTATATGCGCCCGCTTGAGGACGCGCGTCGGGCGGATGTGCGTTTTGCCGCCGAGAGCCTCGCCTTCGGACATGTTCCGCAGCAATCGACGCTGCAGCGGCATCTCGATGTTCCCGCCGTCCATAGCCCGCTCTGGAAGGCGCGAGTGCCCCGCGATCGCGGCGCTTCCTGGGATTTCGAGGATGTCCGTGATTTCTATCTCGGCCTTCTCTACGACACTGACCCGGCAAGCCTTCGCCGCGAGAACCCGGAGCGCTATCTCGAGCTCTCCCGCGCCGTCACGGGAGAGGTGCTGACCGAGACCTTTGCCGAATGGCGCCGCACCGGTTCGCGCTGCGACGGTGCGCTTGTCTGGACACTGCAGGACCTGCTCCCCGGCCCGGGCTGGGGCGTGATCGATTCCACGGGTGAGCCCAAGCCGGTCTGGCATGCGATGCGCCGTGCCTTCCAGCCGCTGCAGGTGCTGCTGACCGACGAAGGCACCAACGGGCTCGACATTCACGTCGTCAACGAGACGGCGGACGATCTAGCGGCCGAGCTCGAGATCATCTGCTTCCGTGACGGCCGGCAGCAGGCGGCGAGCGGTAGCCACAGCCTGGCGCTTGCTGCGCGCAGCAAACAGAAGATCGCCGCGACCGAGCTTTTCGGCGCATTCTTCGACACGACCTACGCCTTCCGCTTTGGGCCGCCGTCGCATGACGTCACGGTCGCGCGGCTTCGCTCCGTCGATGGCGAATTGCTGGGCGAAGCGTTTCATTTCCCGCTCGGGCGCGCCAAGGCCTGCCATGACGCCAGCATCGACGTCAGGCTCGTCGAGGATGCCGGTCATTGGGCCGTTGATCTGACGACCGATCGCTTTGCGCAGTCGGTGCATGTCGAAGCTGCCGGTTACCGTCCGTCGGACGACTGGTTCCATCTCGCGCCGGGCATCCAGCGGCGCATTCGTTTGACGCCGATGACGGCAGACGCGGGCGAGCCTCAGGGCGAGGTGCTCTGCGCTGGAAACATGCGCCGGTTTGCCTTCAGCGCCGGTGGTTAA